One stretch of Streptomyces sp. A2-16 DNA includes these proteins:
- a CDS encoding FAD-dependent oxidoreductase translates to MPRPLRVAIVGAGPAGIYAADALLKSDVAAEPGVSIDLFERMPAPFGLIRYGVAPDHPRIKGIITALHQVLDKPQIRLFGNVDYPADINLDDLRAFYDAVIFSTGATADRELRIPGIELDGSYGAADFVSWYDGHPDVPRTWPLEAEKVAVLGVGNVALDVARILAKTADELLPTEIPPNVYEGLKANKALEVHVFGRRGPAQAKFSPMELRELDHSPNIEVIVDPEDIDYDKGSIETRRGNKQADMVAKTLENWAIRDTGDRPHKLFLHFFESPTEILGEDGKVVGLRTERTALDGTGNVKGTGEFKDWDVTAVYRAVGYLSDKLPKLPWDIDSGTVPDQGGRVMQESGEHLQSTYVTGWIRRGPVGLIGHTKGDANETVSNLLDDFANDRLQTPGSPEPEAVDAFLAERNVRFTTWEGWYKLDAAEKALGEPQGRERVKLVEREDMLRESGA, encoded by the coding sequence ATGCCCCGCCCCCTGCGGGTAGCCATCGTCGGAGCCGGCCCCGCCGGGATCTACGCCGCCGACGCGCTGCTCAAGTCAGATGTGGCCGCCGAACCCGGTGTCTCCATCGACCTCTTCGAGCGGATGCCGGCCCCGTTCGGACTGATCCGTTACGGCGTGGCTCCGGACCACCCCCGGATCAAGGGCATCATCACGGCCCTGCACCAGGTGCTCGACAAGCCGCAGATCCGTCTGTTCGGCAACGTCGACTACCCGGCCGACATCAACCTCGACGACCTGCGCGCCTTCTACGACGCCGTGATCTTCTCCACCGGCGCGACCGCCGACCGCGAGCTGCGCATACCCGGCATCGAGCTCGACGGCTCCTACGGCGCCGCCGACTTCGTCTCCTGGTACGACGGCCACCCGGACGTCCCGCGCACCTGGCCCCTGGAGGCCGAGAAGGTCGCCGTCCTCGGCGTCGGCAACGTCGCCCTCGACGTGGCCCGCATCCTGGCCAAGACGGCCGACGAGCTCCTCCCGACGGAGATCCCGCCGAACGTGTACGAGGGCCTGAAGGCCAACAAGGCGCTGGAGGTGCACGTCTTCGGCCGCCGCGGCCCGGCGCAGGCCAAGTTCTCGCCGATGGAGCTGCGCGAGCTGGACCACTCCCCCAACATCGAGGTCATCGTCGACCCCGAGGACATCGACTACGACAAGGGCTCGATCGAGACCCGGCGCGGCAACAAGCAGGCCGACATGGTCGCCAAGACCCTGGAGAACTGGGCGATCCGCGACACCGGCGACCGTCCGCACAAGCTGTTCCTGCACTTCTTCGAGTCGCCCACCGAGATCCTCGGCGAGGACGGCAAGGTCGTCGGGCTGCGCACCGAGCGCACCGCCCTCGACGGCACCGGAAACGTCAAGGGCACCGGGGAGTTCAAGGACTGGGACGTCACCGCGGTCTACCGCGCGGTCGGCTACCTCTCCGACAAGCTGCCCAAGCTGCCCTGGGACATCGACTCGGGCACCGTCCCGGACCAGGGCGGCCGCGTCATGCAGGAGAGCGGCGAGCACCTGCAGTCGACGTACGTCACCGGCTGGATCCGGCGCGGTCCGGTGGGTCTCATCGGCCACACCAAGGGCGACGCCAACGAGACGGTGTCGAACCTCCTGGACGACTTCGCGAACGACCGCCTGCAGACCCCCGGTTCGCCCGAGCCGGAGGCCGTGGACGCGTTCCTCGCCGAGCGCAACGTCCGCTTCACCACCTGGGAGGGCTGGTACAAGCTGGACGCCGCCGAGAAGGCGCTGGGCGAGCCCCAGGGCCGCGAGCGCGTGAAGCTCGTCGAGCGCGAGGACATGCTGCGCGAGAGCGGCGCCTGA
- a CDS encoding PAS domain-containing protein, which translates to MVKGGHDGADEHLIGEAEKIAVALGRMFPGLCEVVLHDLRDPRHAVRAIENNLSGRRVGDSATELGLARIADPEYPSVIQNYPNRFPDGRPAKSTSIGIRNEAGEYIAALCLNLDVSVLSPVTLALSNLVATDTESREQPLETLRDRNTRELRQAVEELAAERAATPRSLSRQDKKVLVRRLHQDGYFDSRDAAQTIADLLGVSRATVYNYSK; encoded by the coding sequence GTGGTGAAGGGCGGTCATGACGGTGCGGACGAGCACCTGATCGGCGAGGCCGAGAAGATCGCGGTCGCGCTAGGCCGCATGTTCCCCGGGCTGTGCGAGGTGGTGCTGCACGACCTGCGCGATCCGCGGCACGCGGTCCGCGCGATCGAGAACAACCTCTCCGGCCGCCGGGTCGGGGACTCCGCCACCGAGCTCGGACTCGCCCGCATCGCCGACCCCGAGTACCCGAGCGTCATCCAGAACTATCCGAACCGGTTCCCCGACGGCCGCCCGGCCAAGAGCACGTCCATCGGGATCAGGAACGAAGCAGGGGAGTACATCGCGGCCCTGTGCCTCAACCTCGACGTGTCGGTGCTCTCCCCCGTGACGCTCGCCCTGTCGAACCTCGTCGCCACCGACACCGAGTCCCGCGAGCAGCCCCTGGAGACCCTGCGCGACCGCAACACGCGCGAACTGCGCCAGGCGGTCGAGGAGTTGGCCGCGGAGCGCGCCGCCACACCCCGCTCGCTGAGCAGACAGGACAAGAAGGTGCTCGTGCGGCGGCTGCACCAGGACGGCTACTTCGACTCCCGGGACGCCGCGCAGACCATCGCGGATCTGCTCGGAGTGTCCCGCGCGACCGTCTACAACTACAGCAAGTGA
- a CDS encoding SpoIIE family protein phosphatase/ATP-binding protein, with protein sequence MVRLPGRSGGGSARRPGGPRPPQTSEHAHDRHEGPLKGSSPTRAERDAPAKRRRPGALRAAVGGRSVAGQVFVLQVVIVLLLVVAAVVTLVLQVRHDSTVEARNRSVAVAQAFANAPGTVEALKSPDPSAVLQPRAEAARRATDVDFIVVMDTDGVRYTHPKPDRIGKKFVGNIAPALAGRVVTEDITGTIGPLVQAVVPVKDGGKVVGLVSAGITTAKVGGTANQQLPLLLMAAAVGLALATGGTALVSRRLLRQTHGLGPHEMTRMYEHHDAVLHAVREGVLIVGGEGRLLLANDEAHRLLDLPADAEGRHVLDLSLPADTAGLLASGRVATDEVHRVKDRLLAVNQRPTDIQGGPPGSVATLRDSTELRALSGRAEVARERLDMLYDATVGIGTSLDVTRTAEELAELAVPRFADFATVDLFDAVLTGGQPEAATTLRRTALSGIREDAPLYKVGERIPLTDSAPQTRGISGGRAVLEARLAEATGWRAQDLERSAQVIEYGIHSLIAVPLRAGNLVLGTVSFWRSDKPEPFDSEEVTLAEELVTRAAVSIDNARRYTREHTMAVTLQRSLLPRRLPEQDALDIAYKYLPAQAGVGGDWFDVLPLSGTRVALVVGDVVGHGLHAAATMGRLRTAVHNFSALDLPPDELLALLDELVARIDQDEAEESGDSPVTGATCLYAVYDPVSRVCTIARAGHPPPALIHPDGSVEYADVPAGPPLGLGGLPFETADLELAEGSRLVLYTDGLVEDRERDIDVGLELLRTSLEQAGPSPEETCKAVLEARPPSRATDDIALIVARTRALAADRIAEWQVPADPAAVSDVRASVSRQLSRWDLDELAFTTELILSELVTNAIRYGGDPIHVRILYDRALICEVFDSSSTSPHLRYAAMTDEGGRGLFLVAQLSERWGTRYTPAGKVIWAEQPLP encoded by the coding sequence ATGGTCCGACTCCCGGGCCGTTCCGGGGGCGGCTCGGCCCGTCGCCCCGGCGGCCCCCGCCCACCGCAGACATCCGAGCACGCTCACGACCGGCACGAGGGCCCGCTGAAGGGCAGTTCGCCCACGCGGGCGGAGCGCGACGCACCCGCCAAGCGGCGCCGGCCGGGAGCCCTGCGGGCGGCGGTCGGCGGACGCAGTGTGGCCGGACAGGTGTTCGTGCTGCAGGTCGTGATCGTCCTGCTGCTGGTCGTGGCCGCGGTGGTGACCCTGGTGCTCCAGGTGCGGCACGACAGCACCGTCGAGGCCCGCAATCGTTCGGTGGCCGTGGCGCAGGCCTTCGCCAACGCCCCGGGCACGGTCGAGGCCCTCAAGAGTCCCGACCCCTCCGCGGTGCTCCAGCCGCGCGCCGAGGCGGCCCGCCGGGCGACCGACGTGGACTTCATCGTCGTCATGGACACCGACGGCGTCCGGTACACACACCCGAAGCCGGACCGCATCGGAAAGAAGTTCGTCGGGAACATCGCCCCGGCGCTGGCCGGACGCGTGGTGACCGAGGACATCACGGGAACCATCGGACCGCTCGTGCAGGCCGTCGTCCCGGTCAAGGACGGCGGGAAGGTCGTGGGCCTGGTGTCGGCCGGCATCACCACCGCGAAGGTGGGCGGCACCGCCAACCAACAGCTCCCGCTGCTCTTGATGGCCGCCGCCGTGGGACTCGCGCTCGCCACCGGCGGCACGGCACTGGTCAGCAGACGTCTGCTGCGCCAGACGCACGGCCTGGGCCCGCACGAGATGACCCGCATGTACGAGCACCACGACGCGGTCCTGCACGCCGTGCGCGAGGGCGTGCTGATAGTCGGCGGAGAGGGCCGGCTGCTGCTCGCCAACGACGAGGCGCACCGGCTGCTCGACCTGCCCGCCGACGCCGAGGGCCGGCACGTCCTCGACCTCTCCCTCCCCGCCGACACCGCCGGGCTGCTGGCCTCCGGACGGGTCGCCACCGACGAGGTGCACCGGGTCAAGGACCGTCTGCTCGCCGTCAACCAGCGGCCCACCGACATCCAGGGCGGCCCGCCGGGCAGCGTCGCCACCCTGCGCGACTCGACCGAGCTGCGCGCCCTGTCCGGGCGCGCCGAGGTGGCCCGCGAGCGCCTCGACATGCTGTACGACGCCACGGTCGGCATCGGCACGAGCCTGGACGTGACCCGCACCGCCGAGGAGCTGGCCGAGCTCGCCGTGCCGAGGTTCGCGGACTTCGCCACCGTCGACCTCTTCGACGCGGTGCTCACCGGCGGTCAGCCCGAGGCGGCGACCACCCTGCGCCGCACCGCGCTCAGCGGCATCCGTGAGGACGCCCCGCTGTACAAGGTCGGCGAGCGCATCCCGCTGACCGACTCCGCGCCCCAGACCCGCGGCATCAGCGGCGGCCGGGCCGTCCTGGAGGCGCGACTGGCCGAGGCCACCGGGTGGCGCGCGCAGGACCTGGAGCGCTCCGCCCAGGTCATCGAGTACGGCATCCACTCGCTGATCGCCGTCCCCCTGCGGGCCGGGAATCTCGTCCTGGGCACGGTCAGCTTCTGGCGCTCGGACAAGCCCGAGCCCTTCGACAGCGAGGAGGTCACCCTCGCCGAGGAGCTGGTCACCCGGGCCGCGGTCTCCATCGACAACGCCCGCCGCTACACCCGCGAGCACACCATGGCGGTGACCCTCCAGCGCAGCCTGCTGCCGCGCCGGCTGCCCGAGCAGGACGCCCTGGACATCGCCTACAAGTACCTGCCCGCGCAGGCCGGGGTGGGCGGCGACTGGTTCGACGTGCTCCCGCTGTCCGGCACGCGGGTGGCGCTCGTGGTCGGCGACGTCGTGGGGCACGGACTGCACGCCGCGGCCACGATGGGAAGGCTGCGCACCGCGGTGCACAACTTCTCCGCCCTGGACCTGCCGCCCGACGAACTCCTCGCCCTGCTCGACGAGTTGGTCGCCCGTATCGACCAGGACGAGGCGGAGGAGAGCGGCGACTCCCCCGTCACCGGCGCGACCTGCCTGTACGCCGTCTACGACCCGGTCTCCCGGGTGTGCACGATCGCCCGGGCCGGCCATCCGCCGCCCGCCCTCATCCACCCCGACGGCAGCGTGGAGTACGCCGACGTGCCCGCCGGTCCCCCGCTCGGCCTCGGCGGTCTGCCGTTCGAGACGGCCGATCTGGAACTCGCCGAGGGCAGCCGGCTGGTGCTCTACACGGACGGGCTCGTGGAGGACCGCGAGCGGGACATCGACGTCGGTCTGGAGCTGCTCCGCACCTCGTTGGAGCAGGCGGGTCCCTCGCCCGAGGAGACCTGCAAGGCGGTACTGGAGGCGCGGCCGCCGTCCCGCGCCACCGACGACATCGCCCTGATCGTGGCCCGGACCCGGGCGCTCGCTGCCGACCGGATCGCCGAGTGGCAGGTCCCCGCCGACCCGGCGGCCGTCTCGGACGTCCGGGCGTCCGTGTCCCGGCAGCTGTCCCGCTGGGACCTGGACGAGCTCGCGTTCACCACCGAGCTGATCCTGAGCGAGCTGGTCACCAACGCGATCCGCTACGGCGGCGACCCCATCCACGTCCGAATCCTGTACGACCGGGCCCTGATCTGCGAGGTCTTCGACAGCAGCAGCACCTCACCGCATCTGCGGTACGCGGCGATGACGGACGAGGGCGGCCGCGGACTGTTCCTGGTCGCCCAGCTCAGCGAGCGCTGGGGCACCCGGTACACCCCGGCGGGCAAGGTCATCTGGGCGGAACAACCGCTGCCGTGA
- a CDS encoding DSD1 family PLP-dependent enzyme, with protein MTAPARTLADPDTPFAVLDLHKARRNVARLAARADRLGVGLRPHVKTAKSLDVAALLHEGGRPCPITVSTLAEAEAFADGGYTDITYAVGIDPHKLPRVVALLRRGVTLRVLLDSAEQAEFVADASRRAGLPVPAQIEIDCDGHRGGLRPDAPGLPAIGRILHEAGCLDGVLTHAGESYFDRTAEERRAAAVNERDTAVAAAERLRAAGLPVATVSVGSTPTAHAAEDLTGVTELRAGNYVFFDLVMAGLGVCGVDDLALSVVVTVIGHRPEYGWIITDGGWMAMSRDRGTAAQAQDQGYGLVADLDGNPVPGLVMTAASQEHGTLTVRDGAALPELPIGTRLRVLPNHACATAAQHHGYHVVDGTQPTAGAPVVEAFWSRVSGW; from the coding sequence GTGACCGCCCCCGCCCGGACCCTGGCCGACCCCGACACCCCGTTCGCCGTCCTCGACCTGCACAAGGCCAGGCGCAACGTCGCGCGGCTGGCGGCCAGGGCCGACCGTCTCGGCGTCGGCCTGCGGCCCCATGTGAAGACGGCCAAGAGCCTCGACGTCGCCGCCCTCCTGCACGAAGGCGGCCGACCCTGCCCGATCACCGTGTCCACCCTGGCCGAGGCGGAGGCGTTCGCCGACGGCGGCTACACCGACATCACCTACGCCGTGGGGATCGACCCGCACAAACTCCCGCGTGTCGTCGCCCTGTTGCGCCGCGGTGTCACCCTGCGCGTCCTGCTGGACAGCGCGGAGCAGGCGGAGTTCGTCGCCGACGCCTCCCGGCGGGCCGGACTTCCCGTCCCCGCCCAGATCGAGATCGACTGCGACGGGCATCGCGGCGGCCTCAGGCCGGACGCTCCCGGGCTTCCCGCGATCGGCCGCATCCTGCACGAAGCGGGCTGTCTCGACGGGGTGTTGACCCACGCGGGCGAGTCCTACTTCGACCGCACCGCCGAGGAGCGGCGCGCGGCCGCGGTGAACGAACGCGACACCGCCGTCGCCGCGGCCGAGCGGCTGCGGGCCGCGGGTCTGCCCGTGGCCACCGTCAGCGTCGGTTCCACCCCGACCGCCCATGCCGCCGAGGACCTCACCGGCGTCACCGAACTGCGCGCGGGCAACTACGTGTTCTTCGACCTGGTGATGGCCGGTCTCGGTGTCTGCGGCGTCGACGACCTCGCCCTGTCGGTCGTCGTCACCGTCATCGGCCACCGCCCCGAGTACGGCTGGATCATCACCGACGGCGGCTGGATGGCCATGTCCCGCGACCGCGGCACCGCGGCCCAGGCGCAGGACCAGGGGTACGGCCTGGTCGCCGACCTCGACGGCAACCCCGTTCCCGGCCTGGTCATGACGGCGGCCAGCCAGGAACACGGCACCCTCACCGTCCGCGACGGAGCCGCCCTGCCCGAACTGCCCATCGGCACCCGCCTGCGCGTCCTGCCCAACCACGCCTGCGCCACCGCCGCCCAGCACCACGGCTACCACGTCGTCGACGGCACGCAACCGACGGCGGGCGCGCCGGTCGTCGAGGCCTTCTGGAGCCGCGTCAGCGGGTGGTGA
- a CDS encoding SpoIIE family protein phosphatase, whose translation MTGSVEDPHPTAGRLAALLIDASTEAVSAAGGHAGGVYLRSRTPGLLRLAVLSGLPGPLFRPWWRLHFDRPFPVADAYRLGVQVVLPNATETMRRYPQFAAGLPYQFGSLYVPVVAGSTTYGVLTVLRPAVTDAADVLSERDRVVRLAHELGEALRGLEDGHPGQVAWDGEPVCLRPPTAATSVGRTGRFAWDPGAPGITLDEDLHTLLGVPPSEFPGTVEAFAEAVAPSDAHRILATLRDTAAGRPPALPLYLRDEDGELRLLDLWNAYEPPAAPAVRGVVVAPGPAPTADSAADLLPDGVFCVDRLGLVVYANPRAAQLLGRPRAELVGRDLWEAVPWLARPDFEDHLRAALLTPDPVHFHLVRPSAPQPDTRTTARDSGAPTSARDTTAPRSAQDGGSPHPAPHSGSPSPARDTEPAPQPSYESDWLALSVHPGPDRLTCTVRPASRVKDSPAGQGPAELSEAGVSPLAPLYRPIALAIALTEAVTARQVSAVVMRELLPAFGGRRLAIYLLQERHLYLEWETGFPKGFLTPFDGVDLDAHLPGVETLTTGRPLFFDSMEQLTAAYPGIALDAAEGARAFLPLIASGRAVGSCILGFDRPRSFSTEERTVLTALAGLIAHAMEKAQRYESETALARGLQQALLPRRLSAHPQLETTGRYLPGTAGMDVGGDWYDVVESGDGLALVIGDVQGHGVQAAATMGQLRSAVRAFALGDRSPDEVMSSTNHLLIDLDAGLFASCCYIRLDPATGLARAARAGHPPPLLRSPDGRTRVLDLPGGVVLGVAPRAPYPVTEFQVEPGAILALYTDGLVERPGSDIDEGITALRVALAKAGAPSARPGGRFLAGVADRLTATARHALDRPDDIALLLATRRAAPPGPP comes from the coding sequence ATGACTGGGAGCGTCGAAGACCCACACCCGACGGCCGGTCGGCTGGCGGCGCTGCTGATCGACGCTTCGACGGAGGCGGTCAGCGCGGCCGGCGGCCACGCCGGAGGGGTCTATCTGCGCTCCCGCACCCCCGGTCTGCTGCGGCTCGCCGTCCTGTCCGGGCTGCCCGGGCCGCTGTTCCGCCCGTGGTGGCGGCTGCACTTCGACCGCCCTTTTCCCGTCGCCGACGCCTACCGGCTCGGTGTCCAGGTGGTCCTGCCGAACGCCACCGAGACCATGCGCCGCTATCCGCAGTTCGCCGCCGGGCTGCCGTACCAGTTCGGCTCGCTCTACGTGCCCGTCGTCGCCGGTTCCACCACCTACGGTGTGCTGACCGTGCTGCGCCCGGCCGTCACCGACGCCGCCGACGTGCTGTCCGAGCGCGACCGCGTGGTGCGCCTCGCCCATGAGCTCGGCGAGGCGCTGCGGGGCCTGGAGGACGGACACCCCGGCCAGGTCGCCTGGGACGGCGAGCCCGTCTGTCTGCGGCCGCCGACCGCTGCCACGTCCGTGGGCCGCACCGGACGCTTCGCCTGGGACCCCGGGGCGCCCGGCATCACCCTGGACGAGGACCTGCACACCCTCCTGGGCGTGCCGCCCAGCGAGTTCCCCGGCACCGTCGAGGCGTTCGCCGAGGCCGTGGCCCCCAGTGACGCGCACCGCATCCTGGCAACCCTGCGGGACACCGCCGCCGGGCGCCCGCCCGCCCTGCCCCTCTATCTGCGGGACGAGGACGGGGAGCTGCGTCTGCTGGACCTGTGGAACGCCTACGAGCCACCCGCCGCACCCGCCGTCCGGGGCGTCGTCGTGGCCCCCGGTCCCGCCCCCACGGCCGACTCGGCGGCCGACCTGCTGCCCGACGGGGTGTTCTGCGTGGACCGCCTGGGCCTGGTCGTCTACGCGAATCCGCGCGCCGCACAGCTCCTGGGCCGGCCCCGGGCCGAACTCGTCGGCCGCGACCTGTGGGAGGCCGTGCCCTGGCTGGCCCGCCCCGACTTCGAGGACCACCTGCGGGCGGCCCTCCTCACCCCTGACCCGGTCCACTTCCATCTCGTACGACCGTCCGCGCCGCAGCCCGACACCCGGACGACCGCCCGGGACAGCGGCGCCCCGACGTCCGCCCGGGACACCACGGCACCGCGATCCGCGCAGGACGGCGGATCGCCCCACCCCGCTCCGCACTCCGGGTCGCCCTCGCCGGCCCGGGACACCGAGCCGGCCCCGCAGCCGTCGTACGAGAGCGACTGGCTCGCCCTCTCCGTGCATCCCGGTCCGGACCGGCTGACCTGCACGGTCCGGCCCGCGAGCCGGGTGAAGGACAGTCCCGCGGGACAGGGGCCCGCCGAGCTGTCCGAGGCGGGTGTGAGCCCGCTGGCGCCGCTGTACCGGCCCATCGCGCTGGCCATCGCCCTGACCGAGGCGGTCACCGCCCGGCAGGTGTCCGCGGTCGTGATGCGGGAGCTGCTGCCCGCGTTCGGCGGCCGTCGGCTCGCGATCTACCTCCTCCAGGAACGCCATCTGTACCTGGAGTGGGAGACCGGCTTCCCCAAGGGCTTCCTCACTCCCTTCGACGGCGTGGACCTGGACGCACACCTGCCCGGCGTGGAAACGCTCACCACCGGCCGTCCGCTGTTCTTCGACTCGATGGAACAACTGACGGCCGCCTACCCCGGCATCGCCCTGGACGCGGCCGAGGGCGCCCGGGCCTTCCTGCCGCTCATCGCCTCCGGGCGGGCGGTCGGCTCCTGCATCCTCGGCTTCGACCGGCCGCGCAGCTTCTCCACCGAGGAGCGCACGGTGCTCACCGCGCTGGCCGGGCTCATCGCCCACGCCATGGAGAAGGCACAGCGCTACGAGTCGGAGACCGCGCTCGCCCGGGGCCTCCAGCAGGCGCTCCTGCCCCGCCGGCTGTCGGCGCACCCCCAGCTGGAGACCACCGGGCGCTATCTGCCGGGCACCGCCGGTATGGACGTCGGCGGGGACTGGTACGACGTCGTCGAGTCCGGAGACGGGCTGGCCCTGGTCATCGGGGACGTCCAGGGGCACGGCGTGCAGGCGGCGGCCACCATGGGTCAGCTGCGCAGCGCGGTCAGGGCGTTCGCCCTCGGCGACCGGTCGCCCGACGAGGTCATGAGCAGCACCAACCACCTCCTCATCGACCTCGATGCCGGCCTGTTCGCCAGCTGCTGCTACATCCGGCTCGACCCCGCCACCGGGCTGGCCAGGGCGGCCCGCGCCGGGCATCCCCCGCCCCTGCTGCGCAGCCCCGACGGCCGCACCCGGGTCCTGGACCTGCCCGGCGGGGTCGTTCTCGGGGTGGCCCCGCGGGCCCCCTATCCGGTGACCGAGTTCCAGGTGGAACCCGGCGCGATCCTGGCGCTCTACACGGACGGACTGGTGGAACGGCCCGGCAGCGACATAGACGAGGGGATCACCGCACTGCGGGTGGCCCTCGCGAAGGCCGGCGCCCCGTCAGCCCGGCCCGGCGGGCGCTTCCTGGCGGGCGTGGCGGACCGGCTCACGGCCACCGCCCGGCACGCCCTCGACCGCCCCGACGACATCGCGCTGCTGCTCGCCACCCGGCGCGCCGCACCCCCGGGGCCACCATGA
- a CDS encoding SRPBCC family protein: protein MSEIADAINRMHRRVGTRQVEAGEARTVLLRRTYDAEIADVWDAVTSPERIARWFMPVSGELKVGGRYQLEGNAGGEILECAEPERLRVSWLYGPDPGFSEVEVRLTPEAGERTVLELEHVAVVPDEFWDQFGPGAVGVGWDLGLYGLALHLAGGGLSKEEAATWHTTREGSAFITGSGEGWGEAYAASGVDGETANRTAAATIAFYTGTEA, encoded by the coding sequence ATGAGTGAGATCGCCGACGCGATCAACCGAATGCACCGGCGGGTCGGCACCCGCCAGGTCGAGGCCGGCGAGGCCCGGACGGTCCTGCTGCGCCGCACGTACGACGCCGAGATCGCCGACGTGTGGGACGCGGTGACCTCGCCCGAGCGGATCGCGCGCTGGTTCATGCCGGTCAGCGGCGAGCTCAAGGTCGGCGGCCGCTACCAGCTGGAGGGCAACGCCGGCGGCGAGATCCTCGAGTGCGCCGAACCCGAGCGGCTGCGGGTGAGCTGGCTGTACGGCCCCGACCCGGGCTTCAGCGAGGTCGAGGTGCGCCTCACGCCCGAGGCCGGGGAGCGCACGGTCCTCGAACTCGAGCACGTGGCCGTCGTACCGGACGAGTTCTGGGACCAGTTCGGGCCCGGGGCCGTCGGAGTCGGCTGGGACCTGGGGCTCTACGGGCTCGCCCTGCACCTTGCGGGCGGGGGCCTGAGCAAGGAGGAGGCCGCCACCTGGCACACCACACGCGAAGGCAGCGCGTTCATCACCGGCTCGGGCGAGGGATGGGGCGAGGCGTACGCCGCCTCCGGCGTGGACGGGGAGACGGCGAACAGGACAGCGGCCGCCACCATCGCGTTCTACACGGGAACGGAGGCCTGA
- a CDS encoding metalloregulator ArsR/SmtB family transcription factor, whose translation MGHVHAFDVLGDPVRRRILELLASGEQASGEVSAVIRDEFGISQPAVSQHLKVLRDSGFASVRAEGTRRLYAVEAAPLREVDVWLERFRGFWDQRLDALGTELARGKRERRLQGEVSQDE comes from the coding sequence GTGGGGCACGTGCACGCGTTCGACGTACTCGGGGATCCGGTCAGGCGCCGGATATTGGAACTGCTCGCCTCGGGCGAGCAGGCGTCGGGCGAGGTCAGTGCCGTGATCCGGGACGAGTTCGGGATCTCCCAGCCGGCCGTCTCGCAGCATCTGAAGGTGCTGCGGGACAGCGGCTTCGCCTCCGTCCGCGCCGAGGGCACCCGACGGCTGTACGCCGTCGAGGCCGCGCCGCTCAGGGAGGTGGACGTCTGGCTGGAGCGCTTCCGGGGTTTCTGGGACCAGCGGCTCGACGCGCTCGGAACAGAGCTCGCGCGAGGAAAGCGCGAGCGCAGACTGCAAGGAGAGGTGAGCCAGGATGAGTGA
- a CDS encoding ornithine cyclodeaminase family protein: MSSAATDPGPPPAVRPLLHIAEERTAALVDEDLALEAARAAFAATVDGPVFPSLAVHGSDPGNRFTLKPSASATHAGVKIGTYWPGNPDHGLPRHHSTLLLFDQRIGRLAAVLEVGAANAYRTAAADALAVDLLARPDAGTLAVFGAGHQAAYEVRAVSRVRPIGEVLVVGRTAEGAERTAAALLAQGHRARAAEADEACARADVIVTATTARADTPPLFEASWVRPGTHLSCMGADAPGKRELPPELFARARVFCDLPEQARRMGETQHAPAGTALTPLGEVLTGRAEGRTADSDITVFDSSGIGVQDLYLGLALLKKMDITL; the protein is encoded by the coding sequence GTGAGCTCCGCCGCAACCGACCCGGGCCCGCCGCCGGCCGTACGGCCTCTGCTGCACATCGCCGAGGAACGGACCGCCGCGCTCGTCGACGAGGACCTGGCCCTGGAGGCGGCCCGCGCCGCCTTCGCCGCCACGGTCGACGGCCCGGTCTTCCCCTCGCTCGCCGTGCACGGCTCCGATCCGGGCAACCGGTTCACCCTCAAGCCGTCCGCGTCCGCGACACACGCCGGTGTGAAGATCGGCACGTACTGGCCGGGCAACCCCGACCATGGGCTGCCGCGCCACCACTCCACCCTGCTGCTGTTCGACCAGAGGATCGGCAGGCTCGCGGCCGTGCTGGAGGTCGGCGCCGCGAACGCCTACCGGACGGCGGCCGCCGACGCCCTCGCCGTCGACCTGCTGGCACGCCCCGACGCCGGCACCCTGGCGGTCTTCGGCGCCGGTCACCAGGCGGCCTACGAGGTGCGGGCCGTCAGCCGGGTCCGGCCCATCGGCGAGGTCCTGGTGGTGGGACGCACCGCCGAGGGTGCCGAGCGGACCGCGGCGGCACTGCTCGCGCAGGGGCACCGGGCGCGTGCGGCGGAAGCCGACGAGGCCTGCGCCCGGGCCGACGTGATCGTCACCGCCACCACCGCCCGGGCCGACACCCCGCCGCTGTTCGAGGCCTCGTGGGTCCGCCCCGGTACGCACCTGTCCTGCATGGGCGCCGACGCCCCCGGCAAGAGGGAACTCCCACCCGAACTGTTCGCCCGCGCCCGGGTCTTCTGCGACCTGCCCGAACAGGCCCGCCGCATGGGCGAGACCCAGCACGCCCCCGCGGGCACCGCCCTGACCCCGCTCGGCGAGGTCCTCACCGGCCGCGCCGAGGGGCGCACCGCCGACAGTGACATCACGGTCTTCGACAGCTCCGGCATCGGAGTGCAGGACCTGTACCTGGGCCTGGCCCTCCTGAAGAAGATGGACATCACCCTGTGA